One stretch of Microtus ochrogaster isolate Prairie Vole_2 unplaced genomic scaffold, MicOch1.0 UNK159, whole genome shotgun sequence DNA includes these proteins:
- the LOC101994094 gene encoding rhox homeobox family member 1-like yields MAFQSQHVDPNVYKLDVNEIEVSLDFEQEATAATESVIFGEGSQNGSGKPKNQGIPHRKDDVTHVANFNYIGDDIRHESHGSHQGYRNPQLKEQENVAAARVPQVRRTRPRIQFGLTLKQLNELEDVFEKTKYPNEIIRKDLAKRLFLGESRVRSWFKKRRTQYRKHQQSQILQCASDDGQDTLQ; encoded by the exons ATGGCTTTCCAATCCCAACATGTGGACCCTAATGTCTACAAACTAGATGTAAATGAGATTGAGGTGAGCCTTGATTTTGAACAAGAGGCCACTGCAGCAACAGAAAGTGTCATCTTTGGAGAAGGTTCTCAAAATGGTTCAGGGAAACCAAAGAACCAGGGCATCCCACACCGCAAGGATGATGTGACCCACGTTGCTAACTTCAACTACATTGGTGATGACATAAGGCATGAGAGCCATGGGAGCCACCAAGGGTACAGAAACCCACAGTTGAAGGAGCAGGAGAACGTTGCTGCTGCCAGAGTGCCACAGGTCCGGCGCACAAGGCCACGGATCCAGTTTGGTCTCACACTCAAGCAGCTGAATGAGTTGGAAGATGTTTTTGAAAAAACTAAGTACCCCAATGAGATCATAAG GAAGGACCTTGCAAAGCGTTTGTTCTTGGGAGAATCCAGAGTGCGG AGCTGGTTTAAGAAAAGAAGAACCCAATACAGGAAACATCAGCAGTCTCAGATTCTCCAGTGTGCATCTGATGATGGCCAGGACACCTTGCAGTAA